The following are from one region of the Coffea eugenioides isolate CCC68of chromosome 2, Ceug_1.0, whole genome shotgun sequence genome:
- the LOC113761444 gene encoding amidase 1, protein MAKGSSDNGAFMDKFILKSGSSSSQLPLSGLTFAVKDIFDVDGYVTGFGNPDWARTHSAATSTAPAVLALLKAGATCVGKTVMDEMAYSINGENVHYGTPTNTCAPDRVPGGSSSGSAVAVGAMTVDFSLGTDTGGSVRVPASYCGILGFRPSHGIVSTKGVIPMAQSFDTVGWFARDPVILKHVGRILLEVHDASSVAPSSIVIAEDCFKLMDSPGDQLTRVITQSVEKSYGRHCIKFASLGDYVEEKVPNLKHFWSTGNQEYSIASLAALSSAMRLLQRYEFKKNHGEWVTTAKPNLGPGISERVWEAVRTMDEHIDVCHSVKSELIAALTAFLEDFGILALPTVAGPPPKLQQEASSLEIFRAKAFSLLSVAGVSGFCQVSVPLGMYENLPIAVSLLAKKGMDWLLLNVVETMYTTLKEQFELLNID, encoded by the exons ATGGCAAAAGGCTCATCAGACAATGGAGCTTTCATGGACAAGTTCATCCTAAAATCAGGCTCTTCATCATCTCAACTCCCCTTGAGTGGCCTCACTTTTGCTGTCAAAGACAT ATTTGATGTTGATGGATATGTGACTGGATTTGGAAATCCTGATTGGGCACGGACTCATTCTGCTGCAACATCTACTGCACCTGCTGTTTTGGCTCTTTTAAAGGCTGGTGCCACTTGTGTTGGTAAAACTGTCATGGATGAAATGGCTTACAG CATAAATGGTGAAAATGTACATTATGGAACACCAACTAATACATGTGCTCCAGATCGGGTACCTGGAGGATCCTCTAGCGGATCTGCAGTTGCAGTTGGTGCAATGACAGTAGATTTTTCCTTAG GTACCGACACTGGAGGAAGTGTAAGAGTTCCAGCTTCATATTGCGGAATTTTGGGTTTTCGGCCCTCCCATGGAATTGTTTCCACCAAGGGAGTAATTCCAATGGCACAGAGTTTCGATACAGTAG GATGGTTTGCTAGGGATCCTGTAATCTTGAAGCACGTTGGAAGAATTCTTTTAGAAGTGCATGATGCCAGCTCTGTAGCACCCAGTAGTATTGTTATTGCAGAGGATTGCTTCAAGCTCATGGATTCTCCAGGAGACCAATTAACCAGGGTTATCACACAGTCAGTGGAGAAGTCCTATGGCC GTCATTGCATAAAGTTTGCAAGTCTGGGAGATTATGTTGAGGAGAAAGTTCCAAATTTGAAGCATTTCTGGAGTACTGGAAACCAAGAATATAGTATAGCCTCCTTAGCAGCGCTTTCAAGTGCCATGCGGTTGCTTCAGAG ATATGAATTCAAGAAAAATCATGGTGAATGGGTCACCACAGCCAAGCCTAATTTGGGTCCAGGTATATCAGAAAGAGTATGGGAAGCTGTTAGGACAATGGATGAACATATAGATGTCTGCCACAGTGTGAAGAGTGAACTAATTGCTGCACTTACTGCTTTCTTGGAG GATTTTGGCATCCTTGCACTCCCTACAGTAGCTGGACCTCCTCCAAAACTTCAACAGGAGGCAAGCTCACTAGAAATTTTTCGTGCCAAGGCTTTTAGTTTGTTATCTGTTGCAGGAGTTTCTGGATTTTGTcag GTAAGTGTACCTCTAGGGATGTATGAAAATCTTCCTATTGCAGTTTCATTGTTGGCAAAGAAAGGTATGGATTGGTTATTACTAAACGTTGTGGAGACTATGTACACCACCCTTAAGGAGCAGTTTGAATTGCTGAATATTGACTAG